A stretch of the Macaca mulatta isolate MMU2019108-1 chromosome 14, T2T-MMU8v2.0, whole genome shotgun sequence genome encodes the following:
- the LOC715199 gene encoding LOW QUALITY PROTEIN: olfactory receptor 10D3 (The sequence of the model RefSeq protein was modified relative to this genomic sequence to represent the inferred CDS: inserted 1 base in 1 codon) produces MEVRNCSIVTEFILLGIPHTEGLEMVVFVLFLPFYACTLLGNVSILVAVMFSAPLHTPMYFFLGNLSVFDMGFSSVTCPKMLLYLMGLSRLISYKDCVCQLFFFHFLGSIECFLYTVMAYDRFTAICYPLRYTVIMNPRICVALAVGTWLLGCIHSSILTSLTFALPYCGSNEVDHFFCDIPALLPLACADTSFAQRVSFTNVGLISLVCFLLILLSYTRITISILSIRTTEGRRRAFSTCSAHLIAILCAYGPIITVYLQPTPNPMLGTVVQILMNLVGPMLNPLIYTLRNEEVKTALKTIXHKTGHVPES; encoded by the exons ATGGAGGTGAGGAACTGCTCCATAGTGACAGAGTTCATCCTTTTGGGAATCCCACACACAGAGGGGCTGGAGATGGTAGTTTTTGTCTTATTCCTGCCCTTCTATGCCTGCACTCTACTGGGAAATGTGTCTATCCTTGTTGCTGTTATGTTTTCTGCTCCCCTTCACACACCTATGTATTTCTTCCTGGGAAACTTGTCTGTGTTTGACATGGGTTTCTCCTCAGTGACTTGTCCCAAAATGCTGCTCTACCTTATGGGGCTGAGTCGACTCATCTCCTACAAAGACTGTGTCTGCCAGCTCTTCTTCTTCCACTTCCTGGGGAGCATTGAGTGCTTCTTGTATACAGTGATGGCCTATGACCGCTTCACTGCCATCTGTTATCCTCTGCGATACACAGTCATCATGAACCCAAGAATCTGTGTGGCCCTGGCTGTGGGCACGTGGCTGTTAGGGTGCATTCATTCTAGTATCTTGACCTCCCTCACCTTTGCCTTACCATACTGTGGTTCCAATGAAGTGGATCACTTCTTCTGTGACATTCCAGCGCTCTTGCCCTTGGCCTGTGCTGACACATCCTTTGCCCAGAGGGTGAGCTTCACCAACGTTGGCCTCATATCTCTTGTCTGCTTTCTCCTAATTCTTTTATCCTACACTAGAATCACGATTTCTATCTTAAGTATTCGTACAACTGAGGGCCGTCGCCGTGCCTTCTCCACCTGCAGCGCTCACCTCATTGCCATCCTCTGTGCCTATGGGCCCATCATCACTGTCTACCTGCAGCCCACACCCAACCCCATGCTGGGAACTGTGGTGCAAATTCTGATGAATCTGGTAGGACCAATGCTGAACCCTTTGATCTACACCTTGAGGAATGAGGAAGTAAAAACAGCCCTGAAAACAA TTCACAAGACAGGCCATGTTCCTGAGAGTTAG